The nucleotide sequence gagtgtaaggaatggaatgGGATAGAGCTTTACAGGGAGACTTTGTGGGAGTGGCTTGGCGATACTAAGTTGCCTACATTTGTGTTGTTATATGCTGTCATTGGATCatgatgaggctgagtgtgagtgGTGCATAGTAAGATGGGGACCTGATAATGTAAATAAAGAGGGATGGATGATGGTCCAAGGGATGTTGGGGTGTGTAAcattgtgcaggagtagggttggcacTGCAGAGCGGTGGCGTtgtgatgacaggcacagcagCATCAAGGTAAGTATGGCTTTATACTCACTTTTCCTGCTCTTAGCAGGTCATTGTACCTCTTCCGTCACTGCACCCAAGTGCGAGGCACTACTAACATCACCGTTATCGTCTATGCTATCTGCAGCCACGCTGCCTTCGTCTGCTGGGGAGGCTTCTTTCTGCTGTCcgcagggaagagaacctccctacgtgctctcactccctctccaCAAGATGATGGAGCGAGTCATCAGAGAAACAAGGCACTGCTCTTTACCGCTCTGAGCTCATGCTGCTGACCTGCACACACTGACACCAATGAAATTTCTGAAATAGCAAATGGGGCCATAGCACCTTTAAATATACTGGCAAGAATTGCGTCATCTGGTGACGTCACCAGATCCGCTCCTTTTAATCAGACCTAACAAGGCCCATTACGGGAAGATCATCTTTTTCGCAGGGATCAATGCAGCAGCGGGGTTGTGCCCTGCCGCCGCCCTCTCCCGCCTTGAAGCCACTCAGGGAGAAGAAATCGCGGCCTTAGTCTCTCTCAAAATGAGAGACCCTtaatctgtctctccctctctataaTGTCTTGCATGTTTCTATTTCTTCCTCTCTAATTATCTGTCTGTTTCCCCTTCCGCATCTGTTCCTGTCTCTTTTTTTCCATTTAtccatgtctgtctctgtctcttctcaattccttcatcgccaTTAATCCTTGTCTGCTTCTGTCACCCCTCCAATTATCTTGATCTGTCTGTATCTCTCCTATGCTATCTATCCCTGTATGACACGTGGTTTTTCTGTTACATTGCTAGTTTATATTGATTTGTTCACCTTATGCAAATTATAATGGAGTTATTTTGCAAAAGGTGCCATTATATAGCAGTTTCATAAAGAACTTGGGTAAGTGCCAAAACTGCATTTTATTTTTATTGTATGACTTACTGATCTTTGTCCCATTTTGCTTGTGTCACCAAGTCAGTTAGTTTCTGTTTCTCTTATCCTTATGCACAAGGTTGCCTGTATTCCTTCCATTCTTTCTGTCTTTTTCTGGAGCATGGACAAAATGGTGCTACACAGGCAAGCTCCTTTGCATTACAGCTCTACTTATAGGCAAGTTTATTTGACATCTGGAAGCTGCATATCAGTCGGGTTTACTAACTACATATGTTTTGCATTCATCTGGCAATTAAATGTAAACAAACCACTTGTAACATTTACTATAAATATGAAAATATTAGTTAAAATTTGTACAATGAAATACAATATTGAAAAATATTTAAGAATATTAAATTAAGTTAATATCACATAGGCAATATTCAATGCTTTATATGTTTAAGATCATTTAAAATAGCCAACATTTTTTCTTAGAAAAATAAATGAACAATTTGGCTAAAAGGTAGCTGAATATAAAATTTTAAAACTCACTAAATTATAGTAACACAAGACATCAAACCATATTTTTGTTCATTTATTTTTAATTTGTCTCAGTTTTCAGATACAATTACTTTTCTCTTATTTTGATATATCCTTCAGTAATTTCTTTGCCTTGACCTATTTTGAAATAGTCCAATCAGTGAGAAGGCACCAGCGGCAGCCGTTACAAAGGAAATGGCACTGATAGCTCTGTTTGCCTGAGGAAACAAAAGTGGATTTAACAAAGCATTAATACAACTGATCAGCAGTTTTGTGAACCTATTGATTAGATGGTGCTGTGGAAAGTTGGTATGTCACAAAGTGATCATACCTGGCGGTTGATCATGTTTGCTCCActtcaaaagatttttttttaaagttggttaATAAAAATATATTTTGCAAATCTTAAAATTAtaaccatcacaggcagtccctcaggaaaTTATAAATTTGTCAAATAAAATATGAAATGTCTCTGTGAAATATGTTTTTTTGAGGATGACTATAACCAACTCATGACTTCATTGATAGTTTATTTAGTAAGCCTCACTTTTGGAAACAAAAAATAATAATTTAGAATGACAACTATTAAAACCTATAAACTCAGTTAAAACACTTGTGATTAAAAAGCAGATATTAGAGAAATGTTTCAAAATATGGTGATTAAAAAAACACCAGGATATAAATATGTACTTCAAAGCTAATCAGAAACTGATAGGATGCATTTTACAAAGTACTTTTTAATGTCAATTCTTTGCCAATAAAGAAGTATTTTGTTCATATCAATTTTCACTGTGATACTTTAATAATCATTCAGCAATACTATTGCATCAATGTAGTTATCTAAGGATGTTACCCTCTGCTTGCACATATCTGAAGGTAGGAGAGTAAGGGACCGTTATCAGCCATCAGTGAGAGGAAATCCAAATCTGCAGTGATTCCTGCATCAGCTTGAGATCTGCATCTTATGTGTATCTTCTTATCTGAAGTTGAGAACATTACATTGGCCTCATGCAAAATAATCTTGCATGAGACACACTTTTGGGAGAAGCCACATACCTGATCAGACACACCCTCACCATAACGAAGTAAAGTGACGAAATGTTCACAGTTATTTCCAAGCAAATCATAGGACACTTCCTGACCAATCAGATACTCTGCTCGCTTAACAATTTCACCCACTGGCAAAGGTGTGTGGTTGTCATCATATTTATTATTTATTTTAAAAGTGTCTTGTCCAACAACATCTTTAAGGAGTTGCATTTTCGCCATTGCTTTCCTGCTGAAAACTGACTTTGCACTCGTGAATGAAGCAGGtggcccctcctctgctgaatgAGAAAGCCCAGATTTAGTATGAGAATAAGATTACAAAAACATGTAAATATTAAATTGTGTATTTGTTAAAAAAAGCCATACTATAAATATGATTTTATAATAACAATGTAAAATCTTCCAATGTTATTACAGCTATCGATCTGCTTTGATTACTTGGTTTTGTGCCCAAACAAAAATAAACTTCTCAAAAATAAACATAATTGCTTCAGCTGCATTGAGTTCTTTGATatactcggccttttggctaagatcatgcgtaactgacctggcagaggagtaaccatgaccccaaagtggttctccctggatcaggaaggtggttctcctatgctttttggaaataggaggtgggtggggtggattgacccatccacctccacagaggtatgtggggggcctgacccatccacctccatggcacgaacttggtattgcagtacttccaggaacggtgcagtagctctcggccttttggctaagagcattggcgcagagtgatccttgatgtgtgcaaggtgacctctggtgtttgtgatttgacaaagaattggaaagattggctacgaatttaaaaaaaaaagaggttgATAGAAAAGAACGTGTGCGTACTATGTGTGAGTATGGTCAGGGTCTGTGGTGACACATTGACCACCAATCTATCCAGGTTTTGGTGGTGCCACTGACAAGAAACTGAAACAAGAGGATCTGAATAAAGGATTAAATATGGGTGATCGTACAAGGATGGGTGGGAATGGGGTATGGTGTTAGTGTTTAGGTTGAATGTCTTTAATTTTTAGGATTAACACAGAAGATTTAAGTTTCAGGACAGTAGAGTTTTTAAGGTCAATTTTTTAAAACTCAGAATTAGTTGTAAAATTTGAAAATTTAAACTCAGAGCAGAGACAAAGCTTGTGCGGCCCTAGTTATTTTTGATTAATTTATCTTACCAAAAGGTGCCACATTTATAACGTAGCCATCTCCCAGGTACAAAGCCCAATGCTGATATGCAGGTCTAAATATTTCAATTAAGTCCCCAGGGTGGGGATCCCCATCCCCAGCGTATTCCACACTAAAGTGGTCATTAGAAGCCatctgaaagggaaaacatgcattaaagttttttaaatataatttttaaaGTACTCTGCATAATTGATCAGAATATTCAAATTTAATGTAGTTCCCAATGGGAACGTATTTGATCACTTCGTACAAACATACAAAATCTGATTGAATAACAAAAAAAACTGGATGCTGAAAGtctggaacaaaaacagaaaatcaaacactcagcagatcattcAACATCTGTGAACAGGGGTGGACTCTTGGTCAGAACTAACGTCTGAACCGTttgttctctccacaaatgctaatTGACTTGCTGAATATTTGCAGCATATTCTGATTAAATCGCAAAGAGAAAGCTACACACTAACAGAGACAGGGAGCTATGTAGCGAGAGCGAGGTACATACTGACCGACCTAGAGAGCCACACACTGACAGAGCTAAACAGCGAGGTGCCTTTACCCAATAAACCTTCAGGGAATCAGAACATATCGGGATGCCTTTTCCCACTGAGGGAgactcacttaaaaaaaaaacatcttctGTTGGGTTTGCGGGTTTTGCTTTGAGTACTTTAATGCTAGGTGAGGTTGTTGATCAAGTGAAGATCTGCACCTGTTATCTGACAGTTGGTTAATTGGATAGTGAAAAATTTATTGTAACATTAGGGTACCAATTTTTGATCCATCGTCACAAGCCGCCTGGAGTAAGGGGGTCCTCTGTTTACAACAGGTTATCTCTCGCTGTCTTTTCTCATTGCCACCATGCAAGTTATTGTTGGTTGAAATATGAAATAACATTATTCGATCTTTTGATAATCGGGAGCACAAATATGCATAACATTAGACAACTTGTAACATTATATGGCGATAACAAACCACGAATTCAAATGTATACAAAACATAGCAAGTACAGCTGAGACCAGCCGCAGCTATTGTAATCGGCAACTTAACATTATGCGAATTTGACCGTATTTCACTATTTATGTTATGCCGCATTTGCCATCCCCTAATATGTCTATGTCTTCCTGCAGCCAGCTACACACTTCCTCACAGTGACATGTGCCCTAATTTGATGTAATTGGCAAATGTTGATATTAGTCCCTCTATGTCTCTCTCCAAATCATTTATAATGAATTATATATATTGTACAGTGATTTTCTAAACTTAGGGCTTAGAAGTTTTCTGATTTGGCGTCCTGCATTACATAATCAAAATATGCAAGGCAGTCTAACTTCATTTAAATAAACCAAAACTTAACCTATTAATAAACATGGAATAGTGTAAATATCAAACGCAAAAACTGCATATCTTGGT is from Pristiophorus japonicus isolate sPriJap1 chromosome 6, sPriJap1.hap1, whole genome shotgun sequence and encodes:
- the plaat1 gene encoding phospholipase A and acyltransferase 1 isoform X1, with product MASNDHFSVEYAGDGDPHPGDLIEIFRPAYQHWALYLGDGYVINVAPFAEEGPPASFTSAKSVFSRKAMAKMQLLKDVVGQDTFKINNKYDDNHTPLPVGEIVKRAEYLIGQEVSYDLLGNNCEHFVTLLRYGEGVSDQANRAISAISFVTAAAGAFSLIGLFQNRSRQRNY
- the plaat1 gene encoding phospholipase A and acyltransferase 1 isoform X2, which codes for MASNDHFSVEYAGDGDPHPGDLIEIFRPAYQHWALYLGDGYVINVAPFEEGPPASFTSAKSVFSRKAMAKMQLLKDVVGQDTFKINNKYDDNHTPLPVGEIVKRAEYLIGQEVSYDLLGNNCEHFVTLLRYGEGVSDQANRAISAISFVTAAAGAFSLIGLFQNRSRQRNY